GTTCCACCTTATATCCTCTTTAAGAGTATTCCATGCCCATTTAAGACCTGTACAGACTGAGGAAAGTTGCCAATTTGTATTCCATTGGCcatatttattttgatatttaGCTTTGAAGAACTTGTCCCAGTCCTCATCTGACTTGTGAAtcttccacatcatcttcatgaGTAAAGCTTTATTCATAATATCTAATCTGTGAATGCCCAAACCGCCTTCATTGTGAGGAGTGCATACTTTTCTCCAAGAAAAGCTAGTATATTTCCTTGTGTCACCATCTCCTGACCAGATGAAATTCCTTATAATCTTTTCACAAATTTTAATTACAAAAGAAGGCCACTTGTACACTTCCATATTGTACATTGGCATACTATAGATGACTGATTTCACAAGAACCAATCTCTCTTGGAAGGATAACAGTTTTACCTTCCATGCAGCTAACTTATGTTGCATCATTTCAACCATTGGTCATACAGTGCTTGTTTTAACTCTTCCTGCAGTAAGTAACACTCCCAAATACTTATCAAGAAATTTACTTAGTTCCATTTTTAAAATGTCCTTTATTATACTTCTTCTTTGATCTGTTGTGCCTTCTACAAAAAGCTTGCTTCTGTTCTTGTTGATAACTTGACCAGAGCTATGTTGATAATCTTCTAATAACTTCATAACTGGTGCTAAAAGACTTCTTTTTTCACAATTGCAAAAGATGAAGACATCATCTGCAAAAATAGATGTGTTGGATGTATACATTTCCTTACAACCATTGGATTTATTTTCTCTTCATTAACATCTAGAGTGAGTTTCCTACTGAGAGCTTCTTCCAACAGCACAAAAAGAATTGGAGAAAGAGGGTCTTTTTGCCTTAGGCCCCTTCCAACTGAGAAAAAGCCACAAGGTCCACCATTCACCATGACAGATATCTTAGCTGATTGAAATAATATATGCATCCATTCACACCAGTCTTCAGAAAAACCAAATTTCATAAGTACTTGAAATAAAAAGTTCCAACTTACTGAATCATATGCCTCAGATATGTCAATTTTCAGCCCAACATTTCCACCCgttcttttcttttgcatttcATTAACCATTTCCGAAGccaaaagaattttctcttggaTACATCTCCCTTTTACATAAGCTGCTTGTTGTGGTGAGATTAGTTTGTGCATAAGAGTACCCATTCTAGTagcaattatttttttaaatattttaaaaatcaCATTGCTGAGACCAATTGATCTGAACTGGTTAGGATTTCTTGCACCATCAACTTTTGGAAGTAATACTACGAAGTTTGAATTTAAACCTTTTAGAATAAATCTCATTTTCCAGCAAAATTGAATGGACTGAACCAAATCTTTTCCAATTATGTGCCAACAAGATCTGTAGAACCAACCAGCCACACCATCAAGTCCAGGAGAACTATTTGGATCCATAATAAAAATTGttgatttgatttcttcttcatcaggaATTTGATTTAGCATGCTTTGATCTTCACTTGTGATCAGTTCAGGAATAACATCAAGTAAGGATTCACTAACATCCACAGGCTGATACCTGaatttatcttcaaaatggtgaatTAACATGTCAGCTATTTTTGCTTGATCATTTATAATATCTCCATTGCTATCTTCTAGTTCAGTTATATTATTTcttccttgttttattttgagattTTCATGGAGAAAACCTGTATTCGTTGCACCTTTTTTAACCCAACTTATTCTTGCCTTATGCTTGAGAAAAGTATTGAGCTGCACTTCTTTTGAGTTAAGATTATTCTGGGCTTGAACTAAATTATTGAGAGCTATTTAATCAAAAGGATTTGCATCAGAATGTAACATGGCTTCTTGGACCTTATTCTCTGCTTCTTTAATATGTGTATGCACATTACCAAATACACTCCAATTCCTTTCTTTAAGAACCTTTTttaacttttttaatttttgttgaaaCACAAAAGCTGGATCACCTTGTATCTCCTCAGACTAACATTTATTTACTACTTCCAGAAAATTAGGATATGAAAGCCACATTTGTTGAAACTTCATAGgcacattttttggtttaggaatCTGGTTGCATCCACCAAGTAAAGGAGAGTGATCAGAAGCTACCCTCAAACCAACCTTGTAACTCCAAGTTTCATACTTATGCAGCCACAAATTGTTAAAAACTGCTCTATCTAAATTGCACAATATTCTTCTATTACCTTGCTGACAATTTGACCAGGAATGAGCTAAACCTGTTTTTGGAGCTTGCAACAGTTCACATTTATCTAAACAATTAGTGAAATCTAACATTGATCTTTTATTAGGACTTTTACCTCCAACTTTTTCTTCAACTGAAGTTATAACGTTGAAATCCCCAATAACAAGCCAAGGCTTTTGCAGTTTGCTAATGTGCTCCATTTCTGACCATAAATATCTTCTTTGAATAGCACCAACATGTGCATGAACACCAGAAACAAGAACACCCCCAATTTCCACTGTGATCATTTGGCTTGATAAAGAAATAATTGAAGGAGCAGATAAATTTTGATTCCAAAATAACCAGACAGTACCTTTTTTGTTTGAAACAGAATTGTGAATTAGCATGCTTTGCATACCAGGTAAATTAAGTTTCTTGCAAAAGGAATGAAGTTAATCAGCAAAATAACATTACAAAAACTAATCCCAAAATAGCTTCTACTGGAAAAGGTCAAGTTCCAAACAGTGGTAACACTCATGTTACTCCAAGAAGGGTAGAGAGATTTGATATTTGTGATACACCTGTTAATCATATACATCAGCAAACTCATTCAGTTAGTTAGTTACAGGATTCAATTAAGATTACTTCATGAATGTTTGAAGCACTAAATAATGAGGAAGAGAATGTTATTGAGATGTCAGGAGCTAATGAGAGCTTTGACGCTACCAAGGTGCTTAAAATTGTTACAGAAAACTTAGAATCCATTTTCTAATCCATAACACCTGATTTGCTACTTCCCATTTTCCAgccttaattttattttgatcatTTTGATTATCAAGCTTTATGATAAAGAAACCTTTTCCTAATGGAATCATTTTGCATTGACCAACTAATTTCCACTGATTTTTGAGATCTAAAACAGCATCAgaaaatttaagatgaagaagatCTAAACGACCTATTAAAGAAAATTGCCAAGCAGCACATCGGTCCTCAGTTTCAGAGATCAGATCAATCGATGGAGCTTCTTCATAAGATTTCTCTAAATCAACAACAGAATAACCCATTCTAGATTCATGTTATCCTTAAAATTTAATAACTAATTGAGTATCCGCTAAGAACTAAAAGATTCAGATGAAGAATTAACACGCCAATCATGAGATTCACCTGAAAATTCAGATGAAGAATTAACAACAGCATAACACACTCGTGAAAGGAAAAAATTGCAACTGACATTGGCTGAAAACATAGATTTTACTGGAAGAAGCAACTCAACAAGTATGAGCCAAGAAACTGCAGTGGCACATCACTGAACCACCAAAAAATATCTGCTAAATATACTGATCCTATGTCTTACGACGAATCTTAAGAACTAGATTTCGTAATATGAACATATATCTTATGAGTATATCCATTGAATACTCTGCTTAACCCTAACCTCTAAAATAAGCTAAACCATCCTCCACAATTGGTCTAACTGAACGTGCAGGATCATATCGTGTCTGATGTGTCAGTGATGGACCAGCAACTGGAGGTAGCTATATACATGTAGAACTGATTCAACAAACCTGCTGTTCTGAAAATGCTCCTTACATGATATTGCCTTGTTAGTATGGTTGAAATCATCCCGCATATGCCCTCTGACACCCCACCATGCTTCGTTAAAAGTCCATCACTATCTTGAAAACAGCTAGGTCCACCACCTGCCACAAGAATAATAGTACTCCATCCATCTAGAGTCTCAAAAGTAGTAACCAGGGCATATAAAGCTTTCTGGAACAACCGAATATGAAAGATCCTACACACGCCATCGATCTGTCCATTGCTAGTGAGCGTAAATGAGCTTCCAAAGGTAACTGAAGCTTCTCCACATCGACAACTGCACTTGCTGTAGTCGTTGTAAGAACACATTGCGCTAGAAAGCATATGGGTTGCCTAGTTTTGACTGCACATTTCAATCAAACCAACACCAGTTAGTAAACACACACACAAAAGAGGTGCCGTCTTGAGTTGACTAAAATGCAACCATGATGTGCTTTCATTGTACTCTTCAATCTCACTAAGCAAATAGAACCCTTTATTCCTAAGAGTCAATTACTTCTTTCTTGACCCCAGTTCTTACAGTCATTTACAAACTCCTATAGGAAGACTAAAATTTGGTGCTTGAGCTCAAAATTATAAAAGATGCACTGAAGTTGTATGCTAAAATGGTTGTTCTACTTCAATTTCCATTCCAAAGTAAAATTAAAAGCTAATAAAACACAATTAGCTAGGAATTCAACAAACCCAGAAAGGAATGCGATGGGTTCTGTATGGGAATGCCATAAACTATATCACTACTCAATCACATTCATTGATTCATTCTATAGAGACACAGAAACAAAAGGCAAGAATGAACAGTACTTGCAGAGGTAAGAGTGGGTATGAGAAGAAAGATGATGATTAAGGGTGGATAATGTGGTGGTACTGGTAGTATTGTCTTGTGGGCAATCGAAGAATTGAGGTAACAAACAAGCCATTCCCCACTATCAGATGCCACTAAGCATTATTTTGGTTGCATTGCATGTTCAGCTTCCTGCAACTGGTCTAGATATCATATCTAAGTATACGAATCAGTCCCGAAAGTTAAGGGTAATGTGGAACAGGTCGTAAGTGATCGATTTTGGAGGGAATATATTACAGATTCTTTTACAAGCTATATTTACAAGAGGACTGCCAGAGGTACCTAACTCTTTCATGTGGTAAAGAAATACATTTCTTTCAGAGGAAACATCTGTCATCAAAGGAAAATTCGTTTCAAATATAACCTACTCAACCAAATGTTAAGTGTGTATGAGCATGCACCTCTGATCGTATAGGATTCAAAGAATAATGATCACCAGTACAAATACCAGAGCAAGATTCTAGTTCATATCCTAAAGGGATCCCAGAGATTCATACACCAGTACCACCAGAAAAGGGCTGATCCTCCTTCTGAGTTTTCACCTGGGCGTGATctacaaaatttgaaaatttggagAGACGGTATACTTGGTGTCACAGTTGCAGTTCTGGGCATGACGTATATATTCAGTATCTAAACAAATTTGCGCCATGAGACAGAAATTTGGATGACTGCAGTTTTAGGCCACAGGGGTTAATTTGGTTCAGAAATACTACCTCTCGGACGATGAGTGAATATTTCAAAATTCATGAAATGATAAGCTACATTTCCAACTCTGATACTGTCAGTGACTCAGTTGTCTGTAACGCAACCTTCGTCCTTAACACCCAGGTTGCCCAATATCATTTCAACTTCGCCCGGGACTACATAATCTATGAGAAACCTGTTTTTCGTTTGTAATTGTGCCAAAACTAAATTACATTCTACTTCCAGATGATAGGATACAACGTAAAGATCAGTACATACAAGCACTATTAGACTTTTGTAAACTACACTGAAGTTTCATTTTTGCTAGTAATTCAATGACACCATCAGGCATCATTATGAATAAAAGTTGGAGATATTAAGCAGGAATAAAAATGGCATACTGATTATGATGTTGACTAACTATCCTACATAAAATTATGGGTAGTTTTGCTCAATCAACATATATTGCTCGAATGAAGTATTGAATCGAAATTAGAGACCAGAAAAATACccagaaaacaaagaaaacaatttAGTCATCGCCATGTAAGCTCTTGGTAAGGGGCATTGAACCATAAGTCAGCTTCAAACCACTTGGGGTAGCGAATAAGATCGCGGGCTACAAAGATCATGTATTTTTCGTCCCTTCTGGAACAACCCTATCTTCCCCATCTACGACGTACACCAACTGGTCCACCTGCCAGTCCCATGACAGCCTACACTTCCCTGTTCTCCATATTGACCAGCGTGATACTGCTAGTGTCTCCGGTCTATCCTTTAACACGTTATTGCTCCACCTTTATGCTATATAACTCCTCCAATGACTTTCTCACCTCACAGAAAAATTCCATTCAATTTCCTGTCCACCTACGTGTTGTATCTTAGCAGTTTGTGGCACATGGAGGGGTGTGGCGAAGCATAAAGCTGCCATATCTGCAAAATCCCAGTTCAGTGAGAAATATCCAGCCACATAAGTTACTATGAACAAGAAAACGTCCTAAACCTTTTAAGCCTTCCCTAAGTTGGAGCCAAATT
The nucleotide sequence above comes from Papaver somniferum cultivar HN1 chromosome 8, ASM357369v1, whole genome shotgun sequence. Encoded proteins:
- the LOC113306501 gene encoding uncharacterized protein LOC113306501, giving the protein MGYSVVDLEKSYEEAPSIDLISETEDRCAAWQFSLIGRLDLLHLKFSDAVLDLKNQWKLVGQCKMIPLGKGFFIIKLDNQNDQNKIKAGKWEVANQKLNLPGMQSMLIHNSVSNKKGTVWLFWNQNLSAPSIISLSSQMITVEIGGVLVSGVHAHVGAIQRRYLWSEMEHISKLQKPWLVIGDFNVITSVEEKVGGKSPNKRSMLDFTNCLDKCELLQAPKTGLAHSWSNCQQGNRRILCNLDRAVFNNLWLHKYETWSYKVGLRVASDHSPLLGGCNQIPKPKNVPMKFQQMWLSYPNFLEVVNKSLNNLVQAQNNLNSKEVQLNTFLKHKARISWVKKGATNTGFLHENLKIKQGRNNITELEDSNGDIINDQAKIADMLIHHFEDKFRYQPVDVSESLLDVIPELITSEDQSMLNQIPDEEEIKSTIFIMDPNSSPGLDGVAGWFYRSCWHIIGKDLVQSIQFCWKMRFILKGLNSNFVVLLPKVDGARNPNQFRSIGLSNVIFKIFKKIIATRMGTLMHKLISPQQAAYVKGRCIQEKILLASEMVNEMQKKRTGGNVGLKIDISEAYDSVSWNFLFQVLMKFGFSEDWCEWMHILFQSAKISVMVNGGPCGFFSVGRGLRQKDPLSPILFVLLEEALSRKLTLDVNEEKINPMVVRKCIHPTHLFLQMMSSSFAIVKKEVF